In Leopardus geoffroyi isolate Oge1 chromosome D1, O.geoffroyi_Oge1_pat1.0, whole genome shotgun sequence, a single window of DNA contains:
- the LOC123600426 gene encoding LOW QUALITY PROTEIN: olfactory receptor 51G1-like (The sequence of the model RefSeq protein was modified relative to this genomic sequence to represent the inferred CDS: substituted 1 base at 1 genomic stop codon) has protein sequence MEQSVSFHLTGIPGSKNVNHFISIPFHVCYLIGIVGNCTILHTIHIDKSLHKPMYYFLAILSLTDMGLSISTLPTVLRNILVLKNLDTRKIEVNACVSQMYFIHTFSLMESAVLLAMVFDRYVAICDPLRYSSKLTPQHTVYIGVFIIIRCSVVLPVILVCIPTLSFCHSHVLSHSFCLHQDVIQMDPWTLDPCHPMMNDISFNILCLFVVGFYWGVDSLGIFLSYAFILHSVLGIASXGRKLKAFNTCASHICAVFILYVPMIGLSLVHCFAKHSSPFFHMNMANIYLLVPTVLNSIIYNIKTKQIRQGFLRVLSHKRVGLTHT, from the coding sequence ATGGAACAGTCTGTTTCATTCCACCTCACTGGGATTCCTGGCTCCAAGAATgttaatcattttatttccatCCCCTTTCATGTGTGCTACTTGATTGGAATAGTGGGCAACTGTACAATCCTTCACACCATCCACATAGACAAGAGTCTCCACAAGCCCATGTACTACTTCCTGGCCATTCTGTCCCTTACTGACATGGGCCTGTCTATCTCTACCCTGCCCACAGTATTAAGAAATATTCTAGTACTAAAAAATCTTGATACTAGGAAGATTGAGGTAAATGCTTGTGTATCCCAGATGTATTTTATTCATACTTTTTCCCTGATGGAGTCAGCTGTGCTTCTAGCCATGGTTTTTGACCGCTATGTTGCCATTTGTGATCCTTTGAGGTATTCCAGCAAACTCACTCCACAGCACACTGTGTACATAGGGGTCTTCATTATAATCAGATGTTCTGTTGTCCTCCCTGTTATTCTTGTTTGTATTCCCACACTTTCCTTCTGTCACtcgcatgttctctctcactctttctgctTGCATCAAGATGTCATCCAGATGGATCCATGGACATTGGATCCATGTCATCCAATGATGAATGACATCTCATTCaacattttatgtttgtttgttgttggaTTTTATTGGGGTGTAGATTCTCTAGGAATCTTCTTATCTTATGCATTCATCCTCCATTCTGTGCTAGGCATTGCATCCTAGGGAAGGAAGCTCAAAGCTTTCAATACATGTGCTTCCCACATTTGTGCTGTATTCATTCTATATGTGCCCATGATCGGGCTATCCTTAGTGCATTGCTTTGCAAAACACTCCTCCCCCTTTTTCCACATGAACATGGCCAATATTTACCTCTTAGTTCCAACAGTACTTAACTCAATCATTTATAACATCAAGACAAAGCAGATTCGCCAAGGTTTCCTAAGGGTACTATCACACAAAAGGGTTGGACTTACTCACACTTAA
- the LOC123602468 gene encoding olfactory receptor 51G2-like isoform X1 translates to MPTLEQNSSVHSLTFLLSGFPGLEDSHPVISILFCALYLIALMGNITILVVIKVERSLHTPMYFFLSMLAASDLGICATTLPTLLKLFWFNVREIDFDACLIQMFFIHVFSLMESGILLTMAFDRYVAISNPLRYTTVLTDSTIAKIGVGLLLRAVAVIFPGPFLIKRLKFCKANVLSHSYCLHPDIIKLSCSDHRINSIYGLIIILITFGVDSVLILLSYLKILITVLGIASREQQFKALNTCVSHICAVLLVYVPMLGVSIIHRFGKHVPSMVHIIMGYIYLLIPPVLNPVVYCVKTREIRTRILGNLLKL, encoded by the exons AGTGTGCATTCATTGA CTTTTCTTCTGAGTGGTTTCCCTGGTCTGGAAGACTCACATCCAgtgatttccattttgttttgtgcCCTCTACCTGATTGCCCTAATGGGTAACATCACCATCTTAGTGGTTATTAAAGTGGAACGGTCACTTCATACACCCATGTACTTTTTTCTCTCCATGCTGGCTGCTAGTGACCTTGGAATCTGTGCTACCACCCTGCCCACCCTGCTCAAGCTTTTCTGGTTTAATGTTCGGGAAATAGACTTTGATGCCTGCCTCATCCAGATGTTCTTTATCCATGTGTTTTCCTTAATGGAGTCAGGCATCCTCCTCACCATGGCTtttgaccgctatgtggccatctcCAACCCACTCAGGTACACTACTGTTTTGACTGATTCTACCATTGCCAAGATAGGTGTGGGGCTTCTGCTACGGGCTGTGGCTGTCATCTTCCCAGGACCCTTTCTCATCAAACGACTGAAGTTTTGTAAGGCTAATGTGCTCTCCCACTCATACTGCCTGCATCCAGATATAATCAAGCTCTCTTGTTCTGACCACCGAATAAATAGCATCTATGGCCTCATCATCATTCTCATCACCTTTGGTGTGGACTCTGTACTCATTCTCCTCTCTTATTTGAAGATCCTGATTACTGTGCTAGGCATCGCCTCCCGGGAACAACAATTTAAGGCCCTTAACACTTGTGTCTCCCACATCTGTGCTGTGCTTCTGGTTTATGTCCCTATGCTGGGTGTATCCATTATCCATCGCTTTGGGAAACATGTTCCATCTATGGTGCACATTATCATGGGTTATATATACCTATTGATTCCTCCTGTTCTCAACCCTGTTGTATACTGTGTTAAAACCCGAGAGATACGTACCCGTATTCTAGGTAATCTACTGAAATTATAG
- the LOC123602470 gene encoding olfactory receptor 51L1-like encodes MTTLNSSNTLSSTFYLSGIPGYEEFHHWISIPFCLLYLVGIMGNCTILHIVRTDPRLHQPMYYFLAMLSLTDMGMSMPTMISLFRVLWSISREIQFSTCVVQMFFIHTFSFTESSVLLAMAFDRYVAICHPLRYATILTPRLITKIGIAALLRSACAMIPLLARLAFFPFCHSHILSHSYCLHQDMIRLACADTKFNVIYGLVLISVLWGMDSLGIFVSYVYILHSILKIASREGRLKALNTCASHICAVLILYVPMIGLSIVHRFAKHSSPLIHIFMAHIYLLVPPVLNPIIYSVKTKQIRQGVLYLLLHTKISSTMM; translated from the coding sequence ATGACAACCTTAAACTCCAGTAATACCCTGTCCTCCACATTCTATCTCTCAGGTATCCCTGGCTATGAGGAATTCCACCACTGGATATCCATTCCATTCTGTCTCCTGTACCTTGTTGGAATCATGGGTAACTGCACCATCCTGCATATTGTTCGGACAGACCCCAGGCTCCATCAGCCCATGTACTACTTTCTGGCGATGCTTTCCCTCACCGACATGGGCATGTCCATGCCCACCATGATATCACTGTTCAGGGTGTTGTGGTCCATTTCCAGGGAAATCCAGTTCAGTACCTGTGTGGTCCAAATGTTTTTCATTCACACTTTCTCCTTCACGGAATCATCTGTGCTCTTGGCCATGGCCTTTGACCGCTACGTGGCTATCTGCCACCCTCTACGATATGCTACCATTCTCACCCCAAGACTTATCACGAAAATTGGAATTGCAGCCCTGCTTAGGAGTGCCTGTGCCATGATTCCACTTCTGGCTCGGCtggccttctttcctttctgccacTCTCACATCCTTTCTCATTCATACTGTCTGCACCAGGACATGATCCGCCTTGCCTGTGCTGACACCAAGTTTAATGTTATATATGGGTTGGTTCTAATCAGTGTGCTGTGGGGAATGGACTCTCTGGGTATTTTTGTGTCTTATGTGTACATCCTTCACTCTATATTAAAAATTGCATCACGTGAAGGGCGGCTTAAGGCTCTCAACACGTGTGCGTCTCACATCTGTGCTGTACTCATCCTATATGTGCCTATGATTGGGTTATCTATTGTCCATCGTTTTGCCAAACACTCCTCCCCACTGATCCATATCTTCATGGCTCACATCTACTTATTGGTTCCACCTGTGCTCAATCCAATCATCTATAGTGTGAAGACCAAACAGATCCGTCAAGGCGTCCTCTACCTACTTCTccacacaaaaatcagttctaCTATGATGTAG
- the LOC123602468 gene encoding olfactory receptor 51G2-like isoform X2 encodes MVFFNGSSYRPFLLSGFPGLEDSHPVISILFCALYLIALMGNITILVVIKVERSLHTPMYFFLSMLAASDLGICATTLPTLLKLFWFNVREIDFDACLIQMFFIHVFSLMESGILLTMAFDRYVAISNPLRYTTVLTDSTIAKIGVGLLLRAVAVIFPGPFLIKRLKFCKANVLSHSYCLHPDIIKLSCSDHRINSIYGLIIILITFGVDSVLILLSYLKILITVLGIASREQQFKALNTCVSHICAVLLVYVPMLGVSIIHRFGKHVPSMVHIIMGYIYLLIPPVLNPVVYCVKTREIRTRILGNLLKL; translated from the coding sequence ATGGTCTTCTTCAATGGTAGTAGCTACAGACCTTTTCTTCTGAGTGGTTTCCCTGGTCTGGAAGACTCACATCCAgtgatttccattttgttttgtgcCCTCTACCTGATTGCCCTAATGGGTAACATCACCATCTTAGTGGTTATTAAAGTGGAACGGTCACTTCATACACCCATGTACTTTTTTCTCTCCATGCTGGCTGCTAGTGACCTTGGAATCTGTGCTACCACCCTGCCCACCCTGCTCAAGCTTTTCTGGTTTAATGTTCGGGAAATAGACTTTGATGCCTGCCTCATCCAGATGTTCTTTATCCATGTGTTTTCCTTAATGGAGTCAGGCATCCTCCTCACCATGGCTtttgaccgctatgtggccatctcCAACCCACTCAGGTACACTACTGTTTTGACTGATTCTACCATTGCCAAGATAGGTGTGGGGCTTCTGCTACGGGCTGTGGCTGTCATCTTCCCAGGACCCTTTCTCATCAAACGACTGAAGTTTTGTAAGGCTAATGTGCTCTCCCACTCATACTGCCTGCATCCAGATATAATCAAGCTCTCTTGTTCTGACCACCGAATAAATAGCATCTATGGCCTCATCATCATTCTCATCACCTTTGGTGTGGACTCTGTACTCATTCTCCTCTCTTATTTGAAGATCCTGATTACTGTGCTAGGCATCGCCTCCCGGGAACAACAATTTAAGGCCCTTAACACTTGTGTCTCCCACATCTGTGCTGTGCTTCTGGTTTATGTCCCTATGCTGGGTGTATCCATTATCCATCGCTTTGGGAAACATGTTCCATCTATGGTGCACATTATCATGGGTTATATATACCTATTGATTCCTCCTGTTCTCAACCCTGTTGTATACTGTGTTAAAACCCGAGAGATACGTACCCGTATTCTAGGTAATCTACTGAAATTATAG